The window GAGAAGCAATGGCGATGACATCGCTGAAATAAGGTGTTTGGTCAAAGCCAAGAGACAATGACATGATATCAACCCCATCAACTATTGCTTGGTCCATGCCAGCAAGCACATCAGTAGCTGCACTCTCATATGTATCTGTTGCCCAGAGGACCTTGTACATGGCAAGATGCGCTCGTGGTGCCACCCCTCTGGCGTTACCCCCAGCATATCCAAAATGACTTGCACCAAGTACGTAGTTACCTGCAGCCGTGGATGAGGTGTGGGTGCCATGACCAACATTGTCTCGTGCTGAGTCAAAGTCAAGCTCCGTGGAGATATTTCGGCCTGCTGCTATGAGGCCTTTGCTAAAAGATCGAGCACCAACGAGCTTCCTGTTGCAACAAGATTGGGAAAATGCCGTTCCAGACTCACACTGGCCCTTCCATCTCTCCGGCACTGGTGACATCCCTTTGTCGCTAAAGCTCCTGCTTTCTGGCCAAATTCCAGTGTCAATTATTCCAATGATCACACCGTCACCATATGATGCTGCAGGCCATATGCCAGAGTTGGGTTTTAGCCCAAGGAACTTAGTGGTGTGGGTGGTGAAGAGCTTGCCAAACGTCTCCCGATATGTGGCACGATGAGCTGGAGACTTCTCCAATTGCGATAGTTCAGAAGGTGTGAGTCTGGCACTGAAACCTTGCATCACATGACTATAGGAGTAGAGCAACATTTCTTTGTGGTTGACTGGAGATGTTGACACTGATTTTAGAGTAGAAAGGTGCCATGATTCATGAGTTGAGAAGGAATCAGGCTTGTAGGAATGGTCCATATGAATGATGTATGTCTGGCGTTCTTCAAGTTCTGACATCGCATTGTTGATCCCTAGTAGTACGAGCAGTAGCCAAGACAGTACTGCATGATGTGAAAAGAGACTGCGGGAACTCCGCACCCTGCTCATTGTGGATGAGTTATGCTGGGAAGATGATGAAAAACAAGTGCTTTGCAATACTTTCCGCGAGAGAAATTTAAGGTACAACGTATCTTTCGTAACGACTGAGGAACCCCACATAGAGAAATGTGCTGCCAGGAAGATGTTGATGAGCAGAGGGTTtatcataacttaaaatgaAACTATGGTTTTATAGCATGCATGTTCAACCTGGTCAATATCAGCACGATAAGTTCAAGTATATGTCTTTTTCTCGGCGATTTTTTTCCTTAGAAGACTTGATCATTATCCGTTTGTAATATTGCTACCACCGGTCTTTcttatgctatgtttggataCTTTTTGGTTGTTTGTGTTAAGAATCCTAAGTGATAGCCTGTTGCATTGGAGGATAAGGGCCGGCTTTCCTTGCTTACTCTTGCTCCTCGGTGAGCAGATGATGGTCTATTCTGTTGAAAAGTACATATCACTTATAATATCAATTACTATTAGCTTTGTTATGTCACAATAGTATTGATGAATTGATAATCCCTTTTTTATGGTCcatgaaatttaatttgaaataatttattgaatataataatatggaatgatattaaaaaattatatatgctGGTGAGTACTCAATCACTATCTGATCATTAAGTACTCGGTACATGCATGGCTGATCATCATAATGGGACATGGATGCTTATATATATCTCAGACTCCGAATGAGATTGGAGAGCaggtttcaaaatgaattttgtagCATTTAACGTTAGGACACAGGAGATGCATTCATGAATTGGAGGAAGGCAAAATACCCTTAAATGCTTTCCATTGGAATATTTCTTTACTAGAAACTGTGGACAACAAAATTACCATTATTTTGACATTCTCACATAGTTTTCTAAATGATGGCATAAACGCATATACTCAAATTTCGGATGAATAAGTTCCAAACAGCAGCTAGTGACACTACCATGGCAATTTGTTAGAATGGTAAAGAGTAAGAGTGCCAAAGGGAAACCTTGCAGGCGATCTCCAGGATGTTTCGAGATGGGTAATGGGACTGATGAAATTAATTTAGTGAAAATTGTGGGTGATATATACCATGAAAGGAATCTATTTctattataattgaaaaaaaaacgtTGACAGCAAACGGAAAAGTTTGAAGCGGATGCATGAAAGAAGAAGGAAATGTTAGAAATAGGTGACCAACAAGAAACGTATATAGCTGGCCATGTGCTGTAGGTGCTGAAATGGTAGTACTAATGCTTCCATTCAAGTAGTCTATGACGATATCATAGATAATGTGATAGTGATTCTTTGTTAAAACCGTAGAGTGCTAATGCAAAAGATGAGGACAGTATGCAGTTGATTTGTTTCACATTACAACACAACACaagagaaaagaataaaaataaaaactagtcTGAATCCACTCATTTCTGAAAATGATCTTTGGCTTACATAAGTTTCATTTTATCTGCTCCAGCCTGTCGATCATGTGTGTTCTTAAAACCAATTCTGGGTTGTCCAGGCTTCTTTCCTTCAACAAAgtaagtttaattttttgagGCAGGGCTACCTCGTCTCTTGTGCTTCAATTGAATGGATCATCTTGTTGGCCCAACGCATTCTATATGTCACTATATCAGTATGGAAACATCAGATTTCCTTTTTCAAAGGAACTCATAAACCACCTGGTTGAATTTCTTAAACCCTTTTTTCATACTCATTTTTATATCGGAGGAATCTTAGGTTTTTCATTGAATGAATATATACCTATCCGTATTTGAGCTATCTGGAGATACCTAGTAAACCAAGCTGGGAATTAGCAGGACAATGCATGATTCAAGCTGTATATGAGGCCCACTCattgtgtgtgtatatatatatatatattcatggtAGAGACAAAGTTATCTGCCATGATATTCAGCATATCCAGACTGTGCTACTCACCAAAATCCAATTGTAGCCTTGCGAGAATTTACAGGGTATCTCCGGATATTTAATGTAGCCGAGCTCCTCCAAACAAGTTCAGCTAAAAGATATCAAGAAGTGCATTTGACTATAAACTGGCATTAGCTGCGAACGAGGCCCACTTCATTAGAACTTGCGTTGCACTAATTGTATTCAAATTGTGTTCACATTAtttgcaaaaatgttctctcCATTAATGTGTAACTTCTTTTGCTTCCTACTCATACAAAGtgctcaaatatatataaaagagaaacaattcACAATACATACTCAAAATAAATCTTTAATCAATCAGAATTAAAAGCTGCAGTTCTTATATACGATTATGAGGGATACGGAACATTGCCATCTTTTATCCAAACAAACTTCTCTAATTAGGAAAGAGATATTGCTATTTTGAAGGAGTCTATAtggttgatgatgattttgtttcaaatatcAACATGAAGATTTTAGTCCAAAAATGGCAATATGCAGATTTTTACAACCATgtactctaattttttttttttttttaaatgaaattcaaacttaaaatataataaacacAAACtagtaatttaaatatatataaacaaattttcaagGGTTAAGATGAAACGAGACTAATTCAGCCTTGGCAATCAAAAAGGGACCACTGGCCCGCTGCCAAGCTCAATTATTAAAACTGCGACCGGCCCTGGAGgtaaatttttcttatttctttttatatttgtctTATTTTAAGGCTCCCGTCATTGTCTTTCATAGCTTGACGACACTAGTGATCATTATATAATGAGGTATCAGTGCCCATATGGACTCCATTCAAGTGAAAGAACCATGGGGTTTGATAATGTGGTTCATCGTCTCTACTTGATATTCCTTGCATGGATTTTGTTTACTCTCCATTTCAGATCAGCGTCAGGAGAGAGGTCCACGTATATCATCCACATGGACAAGTCTCTCATGCCTAAGGCTTTTGCTACCCATCGCCACTGGTACGCCTCAACCGTCGATTCCCTCATGACGGCTGCTTCCACAACATCCAACGCCGTTCAATCCACGCCCAAGCTTATCTACACTTATGATCATGTACTTCATGGTTTTAGCGCAGTTCTATCCAAAGGTGAACTGGAGAAGTTACGTAAGTCAACCGCAGGGTTTGTCGCAGCGTACAGTGACAGGACTGTCACACTTGACACCACCCACACTCTTGAGTTTCTCAAACTCAACCAAATCTCGGGTCTATGGCCGGCGTCGGATTTCGGAAAAGACGTCATTGTTGGCGTTGTCGACACCGGAGTCTGGCCCGAGAGCGCTAGCTTCAAAGATGATGGTATGACCCAAATTCCAGCAAGGTGGAAGGGGACGTGTGAAGAAGGACAAGAGTTCAACTCTTCCATGTGTAACCGAAAGCTGATTGGAGCTAGATACTTCAATAAGGGTGTGATAGCTGCAAATCCCAGTGTTAACCTAACGATGAACTCAGCTAGGTGTTGGCGTGAGCTGTCTAATGGGATAAGTATAGAAGTCTAATGGGATAAGTATAGAAACCTGATTATGTAAATCCCATACTTCAAGGGATGGCCTTATTTTTTGCCGCAAGATATGTATATGCTAGAATAGGTTTCTTTGCTCTGTATCTATATAGTATTGTATTCAACACACAAGGAAACTGAAGAAATAAAGACTAccttttgacatggtatcagagcacgtCCCTAGGACCTCTGCTCAGCCATTGTGACCAGAAAAAAACTCCGGAAGACCCACCTGGTatcatcttcaacttcatcttcCTGGTCAGATTCCAGCGTTGCTTCCCTCTGATTCCTAGTTCAGAAGGCTACCTCACAGTGCTCCAACCGGTTATCCGTTAATATACAGCAAATCTTGTCAAACCAGAACCGACAGACTCCATGGCGGAATCTAGAGATATAACACAACCTCTCATTCCCCAGACCGATTCCATCCTTAGCGATCTAACTACAAGAATGACCGAGGTCCTGACTAGAGCCCAGACCTCCCCTCAACCTCTGCTTGCTGATTCGTCAACTACTCCGATCGGTATCAAGTTGGAAGGATCCAACTATGCCTTATGGTCCCAGGTTGTCGAGATGTATATCTCTGGCAAGGACAAGCTGGGATATATCAATGGAGATTCTCCTCAGCCTCCAGAAACCGATCCTTCATTCAGGGGATGGCGCACCGAAAACGCCATTGTCAAGGGATGGTTGATCAATTCGATGGACCCTTCCTTGATTGCCAATTTTATCCGATTCCCAACTGCAAAACAGATTTGGGATTCTGCTGCTATAACCTATTTTGATGGGACAGACACGTCTCAAGTCTATGATCTCCGACGTCGGGTTACTCGTATGAAGCAGGCGGGTGGATCCATTGAAAAATACTACAATGACCTTCAAGGGCTGTGGCGAGAAATCGATTTTCGTCGTCCTAACCCGATGGAGTGTGCTATTGACATACAGAAATACAATTCCATTCTACAGGAAGATCGAGTTTATACTTTCCTTGATGGACTAGATGACAGATTGGATAAAACTCGGAGTGATGTTCTACAAATCAAACCATTCCCTACGGTGGAACAGGCCTATGCATTTGTCCGTAG is drawn from Vitis riparia cultivar Riparia Gloire de Montpellier isolate 1030 chromosome 18, EGFV_Vit.rip_1.0, whole genome shotgun sequence and contains these coding sequences:
- the LOC117907233 gene encoding uncharacterized protein LOC117907233; this encodes MAESRDITQPLIPQTDSILSDLTTRMTEVLTRAQTSPQPLLADSSTTPIGIKLEGSNYALWSQVVEMYISGKDKLGYINGDSPQPPETDPSFRGWRTENAIVKGWLINSMDPSLIANFIRFPTAKQIWDSAAITYFDGTDTSQVYDLRRRVTRMKQAGGSIEKYYNDLQGLWREIDFRRPNPMECAIDIQKYNSILQEDRVYTFLDGLDDRLDKTRSDVLQIKPFPTVEQAYAFVRREENRQTVMISGADTPPGAVMASKGIKGSHHQMPPKPGALSLSSGKSNSSFKTKPPSDAMKCTHCGNSKHTRDTCFKLHGYPDWWNDLQARKKREIIANDNHTGRAAVVTCDASLSLIPQAESSHDSGYSHQGDNWAWY